The Sediminispirochaeta smaragdinae DSM 11293 genome has a segment encoding these proteins:
- a CDS encoding TIGR03546 family protein has translation MIAFIAKLLTALNANSRPGEIAAALACGCVLALIPGGNLLWVVLFILFFLLKLHAATMLVTTALLKPLAHLADPLLHKTGLFILSRLSLQPLFVKAATLPILPFTHFNDTVVMGSLIWSIILWLPLFLLGRLLVKGYRSRLAPKIAESKVVKAFQKIPLIKKIGSAMKKTSEAWGYFAS, from the coding sequence ATGATTGCCTTTATCGCCAAGCTCCTTACCGCACTGAATGCAAACTCCCGTCCGGGGGAAATTGCCGCGGCCCTTGCCTGCGGATGCGTCCTCGCCCTTATACCGGGGGGAAATCTTCTCTGGGTAGTGCTGTTTATCCTGTTCTTTCTGCTAAAGCTTCATGCGGCAACCATGCTCGTTACCACTGCACTATTGAAGCCGCTGGCTCATCTTGCCGATCCGCTCCTCCACAAAACAGGACTTTTCATTCTTTCCCGTTTGTCTTTACAACCATTATTTGTGAAGGCCGCGACGCTCCCGATCCTTCCCTTTACCCATTTTAATGATACAGTCGTCATGGGTTCCCTGATATGGTCGATCATCCTGTGGCTTCCGCTTTTTCTCCTCGGCAGGCTCCTTGTCAAAGGCTACCGTTCCCGGCTTGCTCCCAAAATCGCAGAAAGCAAGGTGGTAAAGGCCTTTCAAAAGATTCCCCTAATAAAGAAAATCGGCAGCGCTATGAAAAAGACATCCGAAGCGTGGGGGTATTTTGCATCATGA
- a CDS encoding sugar kinase encodes MKHIVTFGEIMARIEMEDHYRFRQSLPGDVRLTFAGAEANVAASLAFMGRATQFVTSLPQHAIADSCRAFLKSMDVGIDYILSSDFGRLGLYFLESGANQRPSNVIYDRDDTSISMQKPEAYDWNQLFTDAQWFHVSGITPALSRNAAEATLLGIEKAKAHQVPISFDLNYRKKLWNWGETHKKKDLARNIIREIMPNIDVVIGNEEDASDMLNIHPQHVDVNKGTIDLAAYTSVAKTIAEQYPNLRYIAFTLRESISASHNNWGAMLYDVKEGKQYAAPRSGDTYTPYRITQIIDRVGGGDAFSAGLIYALTDSVLSAHPQEVITYASAASCLCHSIHGDMNYSSREEVLRLAQGNGSGRVIR; translated from the coding sequence ATGAAACACATAGTAACCTTCGGAGAAATCATGGCCAGAATCGAAATGGAAGATCACTATCGATTCCGGCAATCGCTTCCCGGTGACGTTCGCCTCACGTTTGCAGGCGCAGAGGCAAATGTTGCAGCCTCTCTTGCCTTTATGGGAAGAGCAACACAATTCGTTACATCTCTGCCTCAACACGCGATTGCAGATTCCTGTCGCGCCTTTCTCAAAAGCATGGATGTCGGTATCGATTATATCCTCAGCAGCGACTTTGGCAGACTGGGACTCTACTTCCTCGAGTCCGGCGCAAACCAACGCCCCAGCAACGTTATCTACGATAGAGATGACACAAGCATCAGTATGCAGAAACCAGAAGCCTATGACTGGAATCAACTTTTTACAGATGCCCAGTGGTTTCATGTAAGTGGAATTACGCCGGCACTATCCCGTAACGCGGCAGAAGCCACACTCCTGGGCATAGAGAAAGCGAAGGCTCATCAGGTTCCGATATCCTTCGATCTCAATTACCGAAAAAAACTGTGGAACTGGGGGGAGACCCATAAAAAGAAAGATCTTGCTCGTAACATCATACGGGAAATCATGCCCAATATTGATGTTGTCATCGGCAATGAGGAAGACGCCTCGGATATGCTCAATATCCATCCCCAGCATGTGGATGTCAACAAAGGAACAATAGATCTGGCTGCATACACCTCCGTGGCGAAAACAATAGCAGAACAATACCCGAACCTCCGGTATATCGCTTTTACTCTTCGAGAAAGTATTTCGGCTTCACACAACAACTGGGGGGCCATGCTGTACGACGTAAAGGAGGGAAAACAGTATGCCGCACCACGTTCCGGCGATACATACACGCCCTACCGGATTACCCAGATAATCGATAGAGTGGGAGGCGGAGACGCCTTTTCGGCGGGACTCATTTATGCCCTTACCGACAGTGTGCTCTCGGCACATCCGCAGGAGGTCATTACCTATGCAAGCGCAGCATCCTGTTTGTGTCACTCGATCCATGGGGATATGAATTACTCTTCACGGGAAGAAGTCTTAAGACTTGCACAGGGTAACGGATCGGGGCGAGTTATTCGCTAA
- a CDS encoding bifunctional 4-hydroxy-2-oxoglutarate aldolase/2-dehydro-3-deoxy-phosphogluconate aldolase, with product MLMNIEIQNRIKDAGIVAVLIFHEKKEIRPTIEALSSGGVSAIELTLRTPIALEAITIVHTHYPHILCGAGTVLSPRQISDAQKAGADFAVAPGLNRKVMDEAKRMGLPFAPGITTASDIESALEYDCTLLKFFPAEKIGGIAYLKSLNAPYQHLGLSFLPLGGINTANLTSYAKEPIIAGIGGSWIASSSLIAAGDWDAIEKNACSAVKRFREERKQ from the coding sequence ATGCTCATGAATATCGAGATCCAAAACCGCATCAAAGATGCTGGGATTGTGGCGGTGCTGATTTTCCATGAAAAGAAGGAGATCCGCCCCACTATTGAGGCACTATCATCCGGAGGAGTATCGGCTATAGAACTGACATTACGGACACCGATAGCTCTCGAAGCGATTACCATCGTTCATACTCATTACCCTCATATACTTTGTGGTGCAGGAACGGTGCTCAGCCCACGACAGATATCCGATGCGCAGAAGGCGGGAGCCGATTTTGCCGTGGCTCCGGGGCTAAATCGAAAGGTAATGGATGAAGCGAAACGGATGGGCCTGCCATTTGCCCCGGGTATCACAACTGCTTCAGATATCGAATCCGCTTTGGAGTATGATTGCACACTGCTGAAATTTTTCCCTGCCGAAAAGATAGGAGGTATAGCCTATCTCAAAAGCCTGAACGCCCCCTATCAGCACTTGGGGCTCTCGTTTCTTCCACTGGGAGGTATCAATACGGCAAACCTCACATCGTATGCAAAAGAACCGATAATTGCCGGAATCGGAGGCAGCTGGATAGCCTCGTCATCCCTCATTGCCGCAGGAGACTGGGATGCAATAGAAAAAAACGCATGCTCTGCCGTAAAAAGGTTCCGGGAAGAGAGGAAGCAATGA
- the kdgR gene encoding DNA-binding transcriptional regulator KdgR: MAKQENSTSVTSVIRVFGILEELAKERELGLSDLAKRMYMSKSTIFRFLQTMKELDYVSQDPVTERYSLTVKLFQIGLMTLDLHDLNKIANKHMIKLAHRTCETVHLAILDAESRSIIYVHKVDAEYSLSLLSRIGKKAPLHCTALGKVLMAYSDEDTLREVLRGLSYREYTPKTINNEADYLKELEKVRNQGYGEDLCEHEENICCLAAPIRDRFGNVVAGMSITWPEFRFSEDEKDTYLEWIMETANAISKDLGYIA; this comes from the coding sequence ATGGCGAAACAAGAAAATTCGACTTCAGTTACCTCGGTTATTCGGGTCTTTGGTATTCTGGAAGAACTGGCAAAAGAACGGGAGCTTGGACTTAGTGACCTGGCAAAGCGCATGTACATGTCCAAAAGTACCATCTTCCGTTTTCTTCAGACGATGAAAGAATTGGATTACGTTTCTCAGGATCCCGTAACAGAGCGTTATTCCCTCACGGTAAAGCTGTTTCAAATTGGATTGATGACATTGGATTTGCATGACCTCAACAAGATCGCAAATAAGCACATGATAAAGCTTGCTCACCGAACATGCGAAACCGTCCATTTGGCAATTTTGGACGCAGAATCAAGGTCCATCATCTATGTGCATAAGGTTGATGCGGAATACTCATTGTCTTTGCTGTCCCGGATAGGAAAGAAAGCCCCCCTTCATTGCACTGCGCTTGGAAAGGTTCTTATGGCATATAGCGATGAAGATACCCTTCGTGAGGTCTTACGCGGTCTTAGCTATCGGGAATACACTCCGAAGACAATCAATAATGAAGCTGATTACCTTAAAGAACTCGAGAAAGTCCGTAATCAGGGCTATGGAGAGGATCTTTGCGAACACGAAGAGAATATCTGCTGTCTGGCGGCTCCCATTCGGGATCGGTTCGGAAATGTGGTCGCAGGTATGAGCATTACCTGGCCGGAGTTTCGATTCTCGGAAGATGAAAAGGATACCTATCTTGAGTGGATAATGGAAACCGCCAATGCCATATCAAAAGATCTTGGGTATATAGCGTAG
- a CDS encoding substrate-binding periplasmic protein — MKKKNAIIFCLFALALGFFLTGCSQSASKTAATGSSAMAAGGTQDAMDQIFADGKLVVATELGTPPFAYKDPKTGEIDGLAIELARMFADELGVELEIRTFEWAGIIPSLLTGQVDMLTTCLTRTTARAGKMIFIEPFVAVPAHALVRKGTFHSLSELNNPDVVLTTTTGGIYEELAEKLFPNAQIKTNGTNADNAVALQTMRADAYLNDKLQLVASMEMYKDQFELIPEPIAWDSLAFATRFDSPKLANSANMFMRLIKMDGKYAEIFKKWMGYDYVPTFEVGS; from the coding sequence ATGAAAAAGAAAAACGCAATCATTTTTTGCCTTTTTGCGCTGGCTTTGGGATTCTTTTTAACGGGATGTTCTCAGAGCGCCTCAAAGACGGCAGCTACAGGTAGTTCCGCAATGGCTGCAGGCGGGACTCAAGATGCAATGGATCAGATTTTTGCGGACGGTAAGCTCGTTGTTGCAACGGAGCTTGGAACACCCCCCTTTGCGTACAAGGATCCGAAGACAGGTGAAATCGATGGTTTGGCCATTGAACTTGCCAGGATGTTTGCCGACGAATTGGGAGTGGAGCTTGAGATTCGAACCTTTGAATGGGCTGGCATCATACCGTCACTTCTTACCGGTCAGGTCGATATGCTTACAACCTGTCTTACGCGAACGACCGCCCGTGCCGGAAAGATGATATTTATCGAACCTTTCGTTGCGGTTCCCGCACATGCTCTGGTGCGCAAGGGCACATTCCATTCCCTATCAGAATTGAATAATCCGGATGTTGTTCTCACCACTACTACCGGCGGTATTTATGAAGAACTTGCAGAGAAGCTTTTCCCCAATGCCCAGATAAAGACAAATGGAACAAATGCGGACAATGCTGTTGCTTTGCAGACAATGCGTGCCGATGCGTATTTGAACGATAAACTTCAGCTCGTTGCATCTATGGAAATGTATAAAGATCAATTCGAATTAATTCCTGAACCAATAGCCTGGGACTCTCTCGCTTTCGCAACCCGTTTTGATTCGCCGAAGCTTGCAAATTCGGCCAACATGTTTATGCGCTTGATCAAAATGGACGGAAAATATGCGGAGATTTTCAAAAAATGGATGGGCTACGACTACGTACCAACCTTCGAGGTTGGAAGTTGA
- a CDS encoding amino acid ABC transporter permease, whose amino-acid sequence MNFNLYVLIEWWPKILSAFGTTLFYFVVCSCVAVLFAILISMLLALRLKGLTCFLRAYIAVFRNTPLLVQLFLLFYGLPFIGIRMPAFFCGLIGVALNEGAFISEIIRGYIEALPRGDWEAGESLGLSRFSVIRYAILPQALRDSVPAVTGQISIIIKDTSLFSMIMISELTRTANSIYTRTFDTSGFIISAVLYLFIFFLLTLLSKQIERRYKVKR is encoded by the coding sequence ATGAATTTTAATTTGTATGTTTTGATAGAATGGTGGCCTAAGATCCTGTCTGCCTTCGGCACAACCCTGTTTTACTTTGTTGTGTGCTCATGCGTGGCTGTGCTCTTTGCGATTCTCATATCGATGCTGCTTGCTTTACGGCTGAAGGGATTAACATGCTTTTTGCGGGCCTATATTGCGGTTTTTAGAAATACTCCGCTTCTTGTACAGTTATTTCTCTTGTTTTATGGGCTGCCGTTTATCGGCATTCGAATGCCGGCATTTTTTTGCGGTCTTATTGGTGTGGCTCTCAACGAGGGGGCTTTCATCAGTGAAATTATTCGGGGCTATATCGAGGCCTTGCCCAGGGGGGACTGGGAAGCAGGCGAAAGCCTTGGCCTGTCCCGCTTCTCTGTTATTCGCTACGCTATTCTTCCCCAAGCTCTACGAGACTCCGTCCCCGCAGTTACCGGACAGATTTCCATTATTATAAAAGACACTTCTCTTTTTTCCATGATCATGATCAGTGAACTTACACGTACTGCAAACAGTATCTACACACGAACATTTGACACCTCCGGATTTATTATTTCGGCAGTACTGTATCTTTTCATATTTTTCCTTTTGACCCTTCTCTCAAAACAGATAGAGCGACGATATAAGGTGAAGAGGTAG
- a CDS encoding amino acid ABC transporter permease, with protein sequence MADIITIVKFLSTGVIALIEVIPASVAISLVLGIIIGILGYLQIPIIRYIVSAYIIAMRGLPPLTLLLLVFFSGSFVSPIVTAIVVLSVYHGAYIAEIVRAGISAIPKGQHEGADSIGLSVIAKMVHVIMPQVWLSIIPSLVGQYIILIKDTTLISAIGVMELLNNARQIMQVVYRPITVYVIVAVFFFVICFFLENLSKHLERRIKAKTIL encoded by the coding sequence ATGGCAGATATAATAACAATAGTAAAATTTCTCAGCACCGGCGTCATAGCGCTTATAGAAGTCATTCCTGCAAGCGTCGCTATTTCCTTAGTGCTTGGTATTATCATCGGTATTCTTGGCTATTTGCAGATACCAATCATACGCTACATCGTCTCTGCATATATCATAGCAATGAGAGGCCTTCCCCCACTGACATTACTGCTGCTCGTCTTCTTTTCCGGAAGTTTTGTCAGCCCAATTGTTACGGCCATTGTGGTGCTTTCTGTCTATCATGGAGCATATATTGCGGAGATTGTCCGTGCCGGTATTTCCGCAATTCCAAAAGGACAACACGAGGGTGCCGATTCTATCGGTTTGTCCGTTATTGCGAAAATGGTGCATGTGATCATGCCGCAAGTTTGGCTTTCAATTATTCCTTCACTTGTTGGGCAATACATTATTCTGATAAAGGATACAACGCTTATCTCGGCCATCGGGGTTATGGAGTTGTTAAACAATGCGCGACAGATCATGCAGGTTGTGTATCGGCCTATCACTGTCTACGTTATTGTTGCCGTCTTTTTCTTTGTAATCTGCTTTTTTCTTGAAAACCTTTCAAAACATTTAGAGCGAAGAATAAAAGCAAAAACGATTCTCTAG
- a CDS encoding amino acid ABC transporter ATP-binding protein, with the protein MEQEKRVVVEFKDVVKQFEDDLVVLDHLNMKFYDGETHVLCGRSGAGKSTLIRCINYLESINAGEILVEGEAVTKKRARAIRKKCGMVFQSFNLFPHMTILENALLGPMKSLNKQKAEIIEKVESYFHKVGLAEKMRALPGELSGGQKQRAAIVRALAMEPDLILFDEPTSALDPEMIGEVLNVMKQLSDEGRTMLVVTHEMGFAREAADKISFMDAGKIVATKTPVDFFHDPGHESVERFLKQIL; encoded by the coding sequence ATGGAACAGGAAAAACGAGTAGTGGTCGAATTCAAGGATGTCGTTAAGCAGTTTGAGGATGATCTTGTTGTGTTAGATCATCTGAATATGAAATTCTACGATGGAGAGACTCATGTTCTGTGCGGCAGGAGCGGAGCCGGCAAAAGTACGCTCATACGATGTATTAATTATCTTGAAAGCATTAATGCGGGAGAGATCCTGGTCGAAGGAGAAGCGGTAACAAAAAAGCGTGCAAGGGCTATTCGGAAAAAATGTGGAATGGTTTTTCAGTCCTTTAATCTTTTTCCGCATATGACGATCCTTGAAAATGCCTTGTTGGGCCCTATGAAGTCTTTGAACAAGCAAAAGGCCGAGATTATTGAAAAGGTTGAATCGTATTTCCATAAGGTCGGTCTTGCCGAAAAGATGAGAGCCTTGCCCGGAGAACTTTCCGGGGGACAAAAACAGCGTGCCGCAATTGTGCGGGCTCTTGCAATGGAACCGGATCTCATTTTGTTTGATGAACCAACCTCCGCTCTTGATCCCGAGATGATCGGTGAGGTGTTGAATGTCATGAAGCAGCTATCGGACGAGGGTAGAACAATGCTTGTTGTTACTCATGAAATGGGATTCGCCAGAGAAGCTGCCGACAAAATATCATTTATGGATGCCGGTAAGATTGTTGCAACAAAAACCCCGGTCGATTTTTTTCATGATCCTGGACATGAAAGTGTTGAGCGCTTTCTTAAGCAAATTCTTTAA
- a CDS encoding pyridoxal-phosphate-dependent aminotransferase family protein, translated as MIKGEYQLFIPGPIELSGEVLEELAAPMMPHFGTEWAELYKETTALAKQMFQTEGELYIVPGSGSAALDMGIGNLVYGNKSVLVVSNGFFGNRLFEMAQGFSPNVELLDFGFAQAVDCQRVKAALAKKHYDVLMAVQVETSIGILNPIETLASLTRDSGTVFFVDGVSSIGVERMLMDRWGVDVCASASQKGLESPPGLGLLAFNAKAWSLMETTSRPDWYLNLKVWKRYEPYWGPTHPQLVTHAVPIVRAMTVALKQMLKDGYERHIDSYATITKYFRTELERQGFQLYIKDGYAHGLTAVTIPGGKAGELVEYFKQQHRILIGGGLGPSKGLVVRIGHMGSVADRKHLDKILSIFAEAKSSVPL; from the coding sequence ATGATCAAAGGAGAATACCAGCTCTTTATTCCCGGACCTATCGAACTGTCCGGGGAGGTTCTCGAGGAGTTAGCGGCTCCCATGATGCCTCACTTCGGGACGGAATGGGCAGAGCTTTATAAAGAGACTACCGCACTGGCAAAACAGATGTTTCAAACAGAGGGTGAGCTCTATATTGTTCCGGGCTCGGGCAGTGCGGCGCTTGATATGGGAATAGGCAACCTTGTTTATGGAAATAAGTCGGTGCTGGTCGTTAGTAATGGTTTTTTTGGGAATCGACTGTTCGAGATGGCGCAAGGCTTCTCACCGAATGTCGAACTTCTGGATTTTGGCTTTGCACAAGCGGTGGATTGCCAGCGTGTCAAGGCGGCTCTTGCAAAAAAGCACTACGATGTTTTGATGGCCGTACAGGTCGAGACCTCTATCGGTATTCTCAATCCGATAGAGACATTGGCATCACTCACAAGGGACTCCGGCACGGTCTTTTTTGTCGACGGAGTATCATCGATAGGGGTGGAGCGGATGCTGATGGACCGGTGGGGTGTTGATGTTTGCGCCTCCGCTTCTCAGAAGGGACTTGAATCACCTCCGGGCCTGGGCTTATTGGCCTTTAATGCAAAAGCATGGTCTCTTATGGAAACGACTTCCCGTCCCGATTGGTATCTCAATCTCAAGGTGTGGAAACGCTACGAACCCTACTGGGGGCCGACGCATCCGCAGCTTGTGACCCATGCCGTGCCGATTGTGAGGGCGATGACGGTTGCATTGAAGCAGATGCTTAAAGACGGCTATGAGCGGCATATCGATTCATATGCCACTATTACCAAGTATTTCCGAACGGAGTTGGAAAGACAGGGCTTTCAGCTGTATATAAAGGATGGTTATGCTCACGGGCTTACGGCCGTCACCATCCCCGGTGGCAAGGCCGGCGAGCTTGTTGAGTATTTTAAGCAGCAGCACCGCATCCTTATAGGTGGCGGCTTGGGCCCGTCCAAGGGGCTTGTTGTGCGTATCGGCCATATGGGTTCTGTCGCCGATCGGAAGCATCTGGACAAAATTCTCTCGATTTTTGCGGAAGCCAAAAGTAGTGTGCCATTATGA
- a CDS encoding SDR family oxidoreductase, which yields MKRAGKSFLGKTIFITGSSRGLGNTFARVFAAEGATVILHGRDKDRLEQARLSMDRQGYDVHAVSFDVTDQEAVRQGIDHIEENIAPIDVLMNNAGINIRDHFLTMSREHWEAVLKTNLDSVFYVGQAVAAYMARRKSGKIINTCSLLSELARPGIPAYTVSKGGVKMLTKAMAIDLAAFNIQVNGIGPGYFATEMNQPLKANEEFDTWLKQRTPMQRWGDEVELCSAVLFLAGEGSNFMTGQIVYIDGGILASL from the coding sequence ATGAAACGTGCGGGGAAATCGTTTTTAGGAAAAACTATTTTTATCACCGGATCTAGCAGAGGCCTGGGAAATACCTTTGCCAGGGTGTTTGCGGCCGAAGGCGCCACCGTTATTCTGCATGGAAGAGATAAGGATCGTCTGGAGCAGGCCCGATTGTCAATGGACCGGCAAGGGTATGATGTGCATGCTGTTTCCTTCGACGTTACCGACCAAGAGGCCGTACGGCAGGGAATCGATCATATCGAGGAGAATATCGCACCAATCGATGTTCTTATGAACAATGCGGGAATCAATATACGCGATCACTTTCTCACCATGAGCAGAGAACACTGGGAGGCCGTACTGAAAACGAATCTCGATAGTGTCTTTTACGTCGGGCAAGCCGTTGCAGCATATATGGCAAGACGAAAGAGTGGAAAGATTATCAATACCTGTTCTTTGCTGAGTGAACTTGCACGTCCGGGGATCCCTGCCTATACCGTTTCAAAGGGCGGTGTAAAGATGCTGACAAAAGCCATGGCCATTGACTTGGCTGCTTTCAACATCCAAGTGAACGGTATCGGCCCCGGATATTTTGCAACTGAGATGAATCAACCCCTGAAGGCGAATGAAGAGTTTGATACGTGGCTTAAGCAAAGGACTCCTATGCAGCGGTGGGGTGATGAAGTAGAACTCTGTTCGGCCGTTCTTTTTCTTGCCGGCGAGGGATCAAATTTCATGACAGGACAAATCGTCTATATCGACGGTGGAATCCTCGCATCTTTGTAA
- a CDS encoding zinc-dependent alcohol dehydrogenase has product MRTLEYRGNATIGLGEKPIPEPNKDQVRIRIAYAGICGTDMHISDGQHPRAKAGLTMGHEFSGVIDKAGSDTTFTAGEHVIVEPLISCGTCYSCRAGFPHVCANLGLYGIDQDGGFADYCVVPAQSVYHLSDSVPLVHGALVEPLAVGVHAVRLSRTKVMDTVLVIGGGPIGFFVATAARQAGAEVHIAEINPFRRRIIEEMGFSLFDLPADGDMTMRDEVTDGKGFDVVFDAAGGASTLRSAVDLARVRGEVVIVAVPPQERVISYTPIAFKEISFVGVRVYEYYDFKRAIQLLEGLTIELSKLYRVFPLAQYQEAFEAAKQGNGVMRVLFFLGEGATL; this is encoded by the coding sequence ATGCGAACACTTGAATATCGTGGCAACGCAACGATCGGGCTCGGAGAAAAACCGATTCCGGAGCCCAATAAAGACCAGGTACGCATACGAATAGCCTACGCAGGTATCTGCGGCACCGATATGCATATCTCTGACGGACAGCATCCGAGGGCCAAAGCAGGGTTAACAATGGGACACGAATTTTCCGGAGTCATAGATAAGGCTGGCAGCGATACCACCTTTACTGCCGGGGAGCATGTGATCGTAGAGCCTCTTATCAGCTGCGGGACCTGCTACAGTTGCCGTGCCGGTTTTCCGCACGTTTGTGCGAACCTTGGTTTGTACGGCATCGATCAGGACGGAGGCTTTGCCGATTACTGTGTCGTTCCTGCTCAAAGTGTCTACCATCTTTCCGATTCCGTCCCGTTGGTGCATGGGGCGCTTGTCGAGCCCTTGGCGGTTGGAGTTCATGCCGTACGTTTGTCTCGAACAAAGGTCATGGATACCGTCTTGGTCATCGGAGGCGGCCCCATCGGTTTTTTTGTCGCCACTGCGGCACGTCAAGCCGGAGCGGAGGTGCACATCGCAGAGATTAATCCCTTTCGACGGAGGATTATCGAAGAGATGGGCTTTTCTCTCTTCGACCTTCCTGCCGATGGCGACATGACCATGAGGGATGAAGTAACGGACGGAAAAGGCTTCGATGTGGTGTTTGACGCAGCGGGAGGAGCTTCGACGCTCCGCTCCGCCGTCGATCTTGCAAGGGTACGTGGTGAGGTGGTCATCGTTGCAGTACCTCCTCAGGAGCGGGTGATCTCATATACGCCCATCGCCTTTAAGGAGATCTCATTTGTAGGAGTCAGGGTATATGAATACTATGACTTTAAACGCGCAATACAGCTACTTGAAGGGCTTACCATAGAGCTCTCAAAGCTCTATCGCGTCTTTCCTCTTGCGCAATATCAGGAGGCCTTCGAGGCTGCAAAACAGGGGAATGGGGTGATGAGGGTACTTTTTTTCCTGGGAGAAGGTGCGACCCTATGA